One Halorientalis litorea DNA segment encodes these proteins:
- a CDS encoding nucleotide exchange factor GrpE, producing MSEQDASEPDGTETADEDVERTPESSAGADDSLADIAEGGEDGEIDDDLVERVADADPEQMAREVASLRMRVDSLESQLETREEEVEELESQLARTKADFQNYKKRMDKRREEEKQRATEDLVTRLLDVRDNLVRALEQDEGADIRDGIETTLRQFDEELDHENVETVDPQPGDEVDPQRHEVLLRVESDQPDGTVAEVHRPGYEMAGKVIRTAQVTVSEGGAGDADGS from the coding sequence ATGAGCGAGCAGGACGCCTCTGAACCGGACGGCACGGAGACAGCCGACGAAGACGTCGAGAGAACCCCGGAGTCGTCCGCCGGGGCGGACGACTCGCTGGCGGACATCGCCGAGGGTGGTGAGGACGGAGAGATAGACGACGACCTCGTGGAACGAGTCGCCGACGCCGACCCCGAGCAGATGGCTCGGGAAGTCGCGTCGCTGCGAATGCGCGTCGACTCGCTGGAGTCACAACTCGAAACGCGGGAGGAGGAAGTCGAGGAACTGGAGTCACAGCTCGCACGGACGAAAGCGGACTTCCAGAACTACAAAAAGCGGATGGACAAACGCCGCGAGGAGGAGAAACAGCGGGCGACGGAGGACCTCGTGACACGACTGCTCGACGTGCGCGACAACCTCGTCCGGGCACTCGAACAGGACGAAGGTGCCGACATCCGCGACGGTATCGAGACGACGCTCCGGCAGTTCGACGAGGAACTCGACCACGAGAACGTCGAGACGGTCGACCCACAACCGGGCGATGAGGTCGACCCACAACGCCACGAAGTGTTGCTCCGAGTCGAGAGTGACCAACCGGACGGAACCGTCGCAGAGGTCCACCGTCCTGGCTACGAGATGGCTGGGAAGGTCATTCGGACGGCACAGGTGACCGTCAGCGAGGGTGGAGCGGGCGACGCGGACGGGTCGTGA
- a CDS encoding glycosyltransferase — translation MRSLGVVVPAYRPDTDRLVAYTAALHDTLAPETIRVELDAPSDGTTAAVEAALADTPTTVNVSPYRRGKGAAVTAGFEALDTDILAFVDADGSTTADSFTDVVAQVRNGDADLAVGSRRHPDATVAGHQTVARRLLGDGFVRVARRLLNTDLHDYQCGAKAITREGWTQVREHLYEPGFAWDIELVAMAAAFDLRIAEVPITWEDRPGSTVDPIRTALRMGRAVLAARHRAKQVRDSRLHSAIAAQRDDPSALVEQE, via the coding sequence ATGAGGTCTCTGGGTGTCGTCGTTCCGGCGTACCGGCCGGACACCGACAGGTTGGTCGCCTACACCGCTGCCCTCCACGACACGCTCGCTCCCGAGACGATTCGCGTCGAACTCGACGCGCCGAGCGACGGGACCACCGCGGCGGTAGAGGCCGCACTGGCCGATACCCCGACCACGGTGAACGTGTCCCCGTACCGCCGCGGGAAGGGTGCGGCCGTCACGGCCGGGTTCGAGGCACTCGACACGGATATTCTCGCGTTCGTCGACGCCGATGGAAGTACGACCGCCGACTCCTTCACCGACGTGGTGGCACAGGTCCGGAACGGGGACGCTGACCTCGCCGTCGGGTCGCGTCGCCATCCCGATGCGACCGTCGCCGGCCACCAGACCGTCGCCCGTCGACTGCTGGGGGACGGGTTCGTCCGCGTCGCCCGCCGCTTGCTCAACACCGACCTGCACGACTACCAGTGCGGGGCGAAAGCCATCACGAGGGAGGGGTGGACGCAGGTCCGGGAACACCTCTACGAACCGGGGTTCGCGTGGGACATCGAACTCGTGGCGATGGCGGCGGCGTTCGACCTGCGAATCGCGGAGGTGCCGATTACGTGGGAGGACCGCCCGGGCTCCACCGTCGACCCGATACGGACGGCCCTGCGGATGGGGCGTGCCGTGCTGGCCGCCCGCCACCGTGCGAAGCAGGTCCGTGACAGTCGACTCCACAGCGCGATTGCCGCACAGCGCGACGACCCATCCGCACTCGTGGAACAAGAATGA
- the hpt gene encoding hypoxanthine/guanine phosphoribosyltransferase — MDRLPRSLRDAPVVEKDGYHYFVHPVSDGVPALDPGLLREITVRILRKANLADVDKIVTPAAMGIHISTALSLATDLPLVVVRKRQYGLDGEVSLSQVTGYSESEMYVNDVSAGDRVLLLDDVLSTGGTLSALIGALEDIGAEVTDTVAVIKKVGGGDALDDTDHDIKTLVNVDVVDGEVVVVDEDGDG, encoded by the coding sequence ATGGACCGACTGCCACGCTCGCTCCGTGACGCGCCCGTCGTCGAGAAGGACGGGTACCACTACTTCGTGCATCCCGTCAGCGACGGCGTGCCCGCGCTCGACCCGGGACTCCTCCGGGAGATAACCGTCCGCATCCTCCGCAAGGCCAATCTGGCGGACGTGGACAAAATCGTCACCCCCGCCGCGATGGGCATCCACATCAGCACCGCCCTCTCGCTCGCCACCGACCTCCCCCTCGTCGTCGTCCGCAAACGGCAGTACGGCCTCGACGGCGAAGTCTCCCTCTCGCAGGTCACCGGCTACTCCGAGAGCGAGATGTACGTCAACGACGTGTCCGCCGGTGACCGCGTCCTCCTCCTCGACGACGTACTCTCGACGGGCGGCACCCTCTCGGCCCTCATCGGCGCGCTGGAGGACATCGGTGCCGAGGTGACGGATACCGTCGCCGTCATCAAGAAAGTCGGCGGCGGCGACGCCCTCGACGACACCGACCACGACATCAAGACGCTCGTCAACGTCGACGTCGTCGACGGCGAGGTGGTCGTCGTGGACGAGGACGGCGACGGCTAG
- a CDS encoding VOC family protein → MDLSAHHYGVTVSDLDRAVAFYRDTLGLDVLDRFSVGGNAFATGVGIEGAAAEFAHLDADGTRLELVSYDPAGSDQTGGGVNRPGAKHLGFEVTDIDAFHRDLSDDVSTVSEPQTTESGTTILFLRDPEGNLVEILEP, encoded by the coding sequence ATGGACCTCAGTGCCCACCACTACGGCGTGACCGTCTCGGACCTCGACCGGGCCGTCGCGTTCTACCGCGACACGCTCGGACTCGACGTACTCGACCGGTTCTCCGTCGGCGGCAACGCCTTCGCCACCGGCGTCGGCATCGAGGGTGCAGCCGCCGAGTTCGCCCACCTCGACGCCGACGGCACCCGTCTCGAACTCGTCTCCTACGACCCCGCGGGGAGCGACCAGACCGGCGGCGGCGTGAACCGCCCCGGCGCGAAACACCTCGGGTTCGAGGTCACCGATATCGACGCGTTCCACCGGGACCTCTCGGACGACGTGTCGACGGTCAGCGAGCCACAGACTACCGAGAGCGGCACGACCATCCTCTTTCTCCGCGACCCCGAGGGCAACCTCGTGGAGATTCTCGAACCGTAG
- a CDS encoding type IV pilin, giving the protein MGDRGVSPVIGVVLMVVVTILLASVFATNFISLTDGERQDAKEAVGQVEEELSGDDRVVDPEGARLRGELVFAHDETPGATTTHEVNWDVGTGDGTAEIGNSLNKLNVIYSGSADVSGVSASDVLVYLNKDDDATIEVNATDDVSGVSSSGGGTKITITLTGNYDIEERDTIVVAYSNAQNPGSSGNYNTKVTINGDAPDAGDETQTGPLDID; this is encoded by the coding sequence ATGGGCGACCGTGGCGTCAGTCCCGTCATCGGGGTCGTGCTGATGGTCGTCGTGACCATCCTACTCGCCTCCGTGTTCGCCACGAACTTCATCAGCCTCACCGACGGGGAACGACAGGACGCGAAAGAAGCGGTCGGACAGGTCGAGGAGGAACTGTCCGGCGACGACAGGGTCGTCGACCCCGAGGGGGCGAGACTTCGGGGCGAACTCGTCTTCGCACACGACGAGACGCCCGGGGCGACGACGACGCACGAAGTCAACTGGGACGTCGGAACGGGCGACGGGACCGCCGAAATCGGCAACTCACTCAACAAGCTCAACGTAATCTACAGCGGGTCGGCCGACGTGTCCGGTGTCAGTGCTTCGGACGTTCTAGTATATCTAAACAAAGACGACGATGCCACTATCGAGGTGAACGCGACGGACGACGTTAGTGGCGTCTCGTCCAGCGGCGGCGGCACGAAGATTACAATCACGCTCACGGGCAACTACGACATCGAAGAACGCGACACTATCGTCGTCGCTTACAGCAACGCACAGAACCCGGGGTCCAGTGGGAACTACAACACGAAAGTGACGATTAACGGCGACGCACCCGATGCTGGCGACGAGACACAGACCGGGCCGCTGGATATCGACTGA
- a CDS encoding phosphoadenosine phosphosulfate reductase family protein: MADFPEYLDVDYEDGKGEDPDDYPTIEDKIEKAIEVTREGLEQYENPVVMWTGGKDSTLTLYFIKEVAEKYDLEVPPAVFIDHYQHFDELFDFVEKWADEWDLELIYARNEDVGEYVDENDLTPGDDIPVDELSEHNQHHIRNILEYEEDTFPFLLDTYVGNHLLKTVALNDTIEEYDVDGILSGVRWDEQEARADETFFSPRHDPDIYPPHDRIQTILQFSEPDVWDAYWHFVVPDTVEEYPDDGYVPQGQDDIPGDLTKDDLPVSPKYFAGFRSLGSEVSTDKSAEEPAWLQDMANTTERAGRAQDKEDLMERLRDLGYM; the protein is encoded by the coding sequence ATGGCAGACTTCCCAGAGTATCTCGACGTCGATTACGAGGACGGCAAAGGCGAAGACCCGGACGACTACCCGACCATCGAGGACAAGATAGAGAAGGCAATCGAGGTCACCCGCGAAGGCCTCGAACAGTACGAGAATCCCGTCGTGATGTGGACCGGTGGGAAGGACTCGACGCTGACGCTGTACTTCATCAAGGAAGTCGCCGAGAAGTACGACCTCGAAGTCCCCCCGGCGGTCTTCATCGACCACTACCAGCACTTCGACGAACTGTTCGACTTCGTCGAGAAGTGGGCCGACGAGTGGGACCTCGAACTCATCTACGCCCGCAACGAGGACGTGGGCGAGTACGTCGACGAGAACGACCTGACGCCGGGTGACGACATCCCCGTCGACGAACTCAGCGAACACAACCAGCACCACATCCGGAACATTCTGGAGTACGAGGAGGACACCTTCCCGTTCCTACTCGACACCTACGTCGGGAACCACCTGCTGAAGACGGTCGCGCTCAACGACACCATCGAGGAGTACGACGTCGACGGCATCCTCTCGGGTGTGCGCTGGGACGAACAGGAAGCGCGCGCCGACGAGACGTTCTTCTCGCCGCGTCACGACCCGGACATCTACCCGCCCCACGACCGGATTCAGACGATTCTGCAGTTCTCCGAACCCGACGTGTGGGACGCCTACTGGCACTTCGTCGTCCCGGACACTGTCGAGGAGTACCCCGACGACGGGTACGTCCCGCAGGGACAGGACGACATCCCCGGCGACCTCACCAAGGACGACCTCCCCGTCAGTCCGAAGTACTTCGCCGGGTTCCGCTCGCTCGGCAGTGAAGTCTCGACCGACAAGTCCGCCGAAGAGCCTGCCTGGCTGCAGGACATGGCCAACACGACCGAGCGCGCCGGCCGCGCCCAGGACAAGGAGGACCTGATGGAGCGTCTGCGCGACCTCGGTTACATGTAG
- a CDS encoding DUF790 family protein, whose amino-acid sequence MLTKDLLRVSRAGGGYQPRFADGGDRDLAARVIGTVQGHVGEPRADLDAALTALEREADDFKLVRGFAKLLDREATFETRAPVDPERARRAAYTAAETVGVVTERERERALVRAADRLDCTPDAVAESLYADRETRQVLADVSVRWDPAALLAQYNLSLAQTALFDATAVRVRASDPKAVVSAVKRLRLLYEIRKTDAGREVVVTGPDALFRRTRRYGTAFARLLRTVAKTADWRLTATIDDRGTDREMTLTDDDLTVPDTDPVTEMTFDSGVEADFAARFQSLDLDWTLVREPEPLEAGAHVVIPDFAFDYRHADFRVFFEIMGFWTPEYVEKKLSRLAELEDVDMLVAVDESLGVGEDIEARDHRAIPYAGTVRIKDVRDALRQYETELVAEAATALPAELVPDDDVVPLAALADRHGVSEDALEGKEFPEHELVGRTLIRPAVLDALADDLTAGLSLDAAEERLDAHGIDDASATLARLGYRVEWEGLSGGTLRARE is encoded by the coding sequence GTGCTGACGAAGGACCTGCTCCGGGTGTCCCGTGCCGGTGGCGGCTACCAGCCACGCTTCGCGGACGGGGGTGACCGTGACCTCGCGGCCCGCGTCATCGGCACCGTGCAGGGCCACGTCGGCGAACCCCGCGCCGACCTCGACGCGGCACTGACGGCTCTCGAACGCGAGGCCGACGACTTCAAACTCGTGCGCGGGTTCGCCAAGCTCTTGGACCGCGAGGCGACGTTCGAGACCCGGGCACCGGTCGACCCCGAACGCGCCCGGCGCGCCGCGTACACCGCCGCCGAGACGGTCGGTGTCGTCACGGAGCGCGAACGCGAGAGGGCACTGGTGCGGGCGGCCGACCGCCTCGACTGCACGCCCGACGCCGTCGCGGAGTCGCTCTACGCCGACCGCGAGACGCGGCAGGTCCTCGCGGACGTGTCCGTTCGCTGGGACCCGGCGGCCCTCCTCGCCCAGTACAACCTCTCGCTGGCACAGACCGCGCTGTTCGACGCCACGGCGGTCCGCGTCCGTGCCTCGGACCCGAAAGCTGTCGTCTCGGCCGTCAAGCGTCTGCGCCTGCTCTACGAGATTCGGAAGACGGACGCGGGCCGCGAGGTGGTCGTGACAGGGCCGGACGCCCTGTTCCGGCGGACCCGGCGGTACGGGACGGCGTTCGCTCGCCTCCTCCGCACGGTGGCGAAGACGGCGGACTGGCGACTCACCGCCACTATCGACGACAGAGGTACCGACCGCGAGATGACGCTCACCGACGACGACCTGACCGTGCCCGACACCGACCCGGTCACCGAGATGACGTTCGACAGCGGCGTCGAGGCCGACTTCGCCGCCCGCTTCCAGTCGCTGGACCTCGACTGGACGCTCGTGCGTGAACCGGAACCGCTCGAAGCGGGCGCGCACGTCGTCATCCCCGACTTCGCGTTCGACTATCGGCACGCCGACTTCCGCGTGTTCTTCGAGATAATGGGCTTTTGGACGCCCGAGTACGTCGAGAAGAAACTCTCCCGGTTGGCCGAGTTGGAGGACGTCGACATGCTGGTCGCCGTCGACGAGAGCCTCGGGGTTGGCGAGGACATCGAAGCCCGCGACCACCGCGCGATTCCGTACGCCGGGACGGTCCGCATCAAGGACGTTCGGGACGCCCTCCGGCAGTACGAGACGGAACTGGTGGCCGAGGCCGCGACGGCACTCCCCGCCGAACTCGTGCCCGACGACGACGTGGTTCCCCTCGCGGCACTGGCCGACCGCCACGGCGTCAGCGAAGATGCCCTCGAAGGAAAGGAATTTCCGGAGCACGAACTGGTCGGGCGGACGTTGATTCGGCCTGCCGTACTCGACGCACTCGCCGACGACCTGACCGCCGGACTGTCGCTCGACGCCGCCGAGGAACGCCTCGACGCGCACGGTATCGACGACGCGAGCGCGACGCTCGCCCGGCTCGGGTACCGCGTCGAGTGGGAGGGGTTGAGCGGCGGGACGCTCAGAGCGCGGGAGTGA
- the dnaK gene encoding molecular chaperone DnaK, with amino-acid sequence MTSNKILGIDLGTTNSAFAVMEGSDPEIIVNGEGERTTPSVVAFTEDGERLVGKPAKNQAIQNPENTVESIKRHMGEDGYTVEMDGEDYTPEQVSAMILQKIKRDAEEYLGDDIEKAVITVPAYFSDRQRQATKDAGEIAGFEVERIINEPTAASMAYGLDDESDQTVLVYDLGGGTFDVSILDLGGGVYEVVATNGDNDLGGDDWDHAIIDYLADEFEAEHGIDLRDDRQALQRLKDAAEEAKVELSSRKETTVTLPFIAADDSGPKDLEQKITRAKFESLTEDLVERTVGPTEQALADAGYDESDIDEVLLVGGSTRMPMIQERVEDLAGQEPKKNVNPDEAVALGAAIQGGVLSGDVDDIVLLDVTPLSLGIEVKGGLFERLIEKNTTIPTEESKIFTTAADNQTSVQVRVFQGEREMAEENELLGEFQLTGIPPAPAGTPQIEVGFSIDEDGIVNVEAEDKGSGNAESITIEGGAGLSDDQIDQMQEEAEEHAEEDQKRRAFVEARNDAEAAVQRAEKLLDENEDEVDDDLRSDIEAEIERVEEALAEYESVDSADLDTAADALESATESLSTELQEIGKQMYQQEAQQAAGGAGPGAGAAGAGPGGAGPGAGPEGDGEEYVDADFEDVQEDDEESSS; translated from the coding sequence ATGACGAGCAACAAGATTCTCGGTATCGACCTCGGCACCACCAACAGTGCCTTCGCTGTGATGGAGGGGAGCGACCCCGAAATCATCGTCAACGGTGAGGGCGAGCGGACCACACCGTCGGTAGTCGCGTTCACCGAGGACGGCGAGCGTCTCGTCGGGAAACCGGCCAAAAACCAGGCCATCCAGAACCCCGAGAACACCGTCGAGTCCATCAAGCGGCACATGGGCGAGGACGGGTACACCGTCGAGATGGACGGCGAGGACTACACGCCGGAACAGGTCTCGGCGATGATTCTCCAGAAAATAAAGCGGGACGCCGAGGAGTACCTCGGCGACGACATCGAGAAGGCCGTCATCACGGTCCCCGCGTACTTCTCGGACCGCCAGCGACAGGCGACCAAGGACGCCGGCGAAATCGCCGGGTTCGAGGTCGAACGCATCATCAACGAACCGACCGCGGCGTCGATGGCCTACGGCCTCGACGACGAGTCGGACCAGACGGTGCTGGTCTACGACCTCGGTGGAGGGACGTTCGACGTGTCTATTCTGGATTTGGGCGGCGGCGTCTACGAAGTGGTCGCCACGAACGGGGACAACGACCTCGGGGGCGACGACTGGGACCACGCCATCATCGACTACCTCGCCGACGAGTTCGAGGCCGAACACGGCATCGACCTGCGCGACGACCGGCAGGCCCTCCAGCGGCTGAAAGACGCCGCCGAGGAAGCCAAGGTCGAACTCTCCTCGCGCAAGGAGACGACCGTCACGCTCCCGTTCATCGCGGCCGACGACAGCGGCCCCAAGGACCTCGAACAGAAGATTACGCGTGCCAAGTTCGAGTCCCTGACCGAGGACCTCGTCGAGCGGACCGTCGGTCCGACCGAGCAGGCACTCGCCGACGCGGGCTACGACGAGAGCGACATCGACGAAGTGCTGTTGGTCGGCGGGTCGACCCGGATGCCGATGATTCAGGAGCGCGTCGAGGACCTCGCCGGACAGGAACCGAAAAAGAACGTCAACCCCGACGAGGCAGTCGCGCTGGGTGCGGCCATTCAGGGCGGCGTCCTCTCCGGCGACGTGGACGACATCGTGCTGTTGGACGTGACGCCCCTCTCGCTCGGTATCGAGGTCAAGGGCGGCCTGTTCGAGCGGCTCATCGAGAAGAACACGACCATCCCGACCGAGGAGTCGAAAATCTTCACCACCGCCGCGGACAACCAGACCTCCGTGCAGGTCCGGGTGTTCCAAGGTGAACGCGAGATGGCCGAGGAGAACGAACTGCTCGGCGAGTTCCAGTTGACCGGTATCCCGCCCGCGCCGGCCGGAACGCCGCAAATCGAGGTCGGATTCAGCATCGACGAGGACGGCATCGTCAACGTCGAAGCCGAGGACAAGGGGTCGGGCAACGCCGAGTCCATCACCATCGAGGGCGGTGCCGGTCTCTCCGACGACCAGATAGACCAGATGCAGGAGGAGGCCGAGGAACACGCCGAGGAAGACCAGAAACGTCGCGCGTTCGTCGAGGCCCGCAACGACGCCGAGGCCGCGGTCCAGCGCGCCGAGAAACTGCTGGACGAGAACGAGGACGAGGTGGACGACGACCTGCGGAGCGACATCGAGGCCGAGATCGAACGCGTCGAGGAAGCCCTCGCCGAGTACGAGAGCGTCGACAGCGCGGACCTCGACACCGCCGCCGACGCCCTCGAATCGGCCACCGAGAGCCTCTCGACGGAACTGCAGGAAATCGGGAAGCAGATGTACCAGCAGGAGGCCCAACAGGCCGCAGGCGGTGCCGGACCCGGCGCGGGCGCGGCGGGCGCAGGTCCCGGCGGTGCCGGCCCCGGTGCTGGTCCCGAAGGTGACGGCGAGGAGTACGTGGACGCAGACTTCGAGGACGTTCAGGAGGACGACGAGGAGTCGTCCTCCTGA
- a CDS encoding cupin domain-containing protein — protein MTSGTVENAEISNPVTGVRIREPPADAPEGAADVHLDPGASGPPEHVHPDTEERFEVLDGHVAFRVGGRERTLEPGTAIRVAPGTAHTFRNDGDGDAAFRVRTLPANERLGKVVATLFGLAQEGDTDERGRPGVLQGAVMAAETIDDVYFTDVPYPVQRAVGTALGPVGRALGYSATYERFLDEAYWQDR, from the coding sequence ATGACAAGCGGGACGGTTGAGAACGCGGAGATTTCGAACCCGGTGACGGGAGTCCGCATCCGTGAACCGCCAGCGGATGCACCGGAAGGGGCGGCGGACGTGCATCTCGACCCGGGGGCATCCGGGCCGCCCGAACACGTCCATCCCGACACCGAGGAGCGGTTCGAGGTTCTCGACGGTCACGTGGCGTTCCGCGTGGGCGGGCGCGAGCGGACGCTCGAACCGGGGACAGCGATTCGGGTCGCGCCGGGGACGGCGCACACGTTCCGAAACGACGGGGACGGTGACGCGGCATTCCGGGTGCGGACGCTCCCGGCGAACGAGCGACTCGGGAAGGTGGTGGCCACCCTGTTCGGCCTCGCACAGGAGGGGGACACGGACGAACGAGGTCGGCCCGGAGTGTTACAGGGGGCGGTGATGGCCGCGGAGACGATCGACGACGTGTACTTCACCGACGTTCCGTATCCGGTCCAGCGAGCGGTCGGGACGGCACTCGGACCGGTCGGACGGGCGTTGGGCTACAGCGCGACGTACGAGCGGTTCCTCGACGAGGCGTACTGGCAGGACCGCTAG
- a CDS encoding GtrA family protein, whose translation MSDRTRHLDSLLSRVRFGKFVSVGAIGAVCDTIVLLALVEQAGLAPEIANVLSIETAILVMFAINENWTFAAEDDGRGLGSRLLKSHAVRASGSLVQYVIFVALINFVTLSLAVRGVDVWLVGAKWIGIGVGMVVNYVFESLFTWKVHTGESG comes from the coding sequence ATGAGCGACCGGACACGACACCTCGACTCGTTGCTGTCGCGGGTCCGGTTCGGCAAGTTCGTCTCCGTCGGAGCCATCGGTGCTGTGTGTGACACCATCGTCCTGCTCGCCCTCGTCGAGCAGGCTGGTCTCGCGCCGGAGATAGCGAACGTCCTGAGCATCGAGACGGCGATTCTCGTGATGTTCGCCATCAACGAGAACTGGACGTTCGCGGCCGAGGACGACGGCCGCGGGTTGGGGAGTCGACTCCTGAAGTCCCACGCGGTCCGGGCCAGTGGGTCACTCGTGCAGTACGTCATCTTCGTCGCGCTCATCAACTTCGTGACGCTCTCGCTCGCCGTCCGCGGCGTCGACGTGTGGTTGGTCGGCGCGAAGTGGATCGGTATCGGCGTCGGGATGGTGGTGAACTACGTGTTCGAGAGCCTGTTCACGTGGAAAGTTCACACGGGTGAATCCGGGTAG
- a CDS encoding DEAD/DEAH box helicase family protein, translating to MSGVTLTFEDGTIRVDSDGVPDPVTDLPGVEFDARTKTARAPAIRYRELCRALAERGVDYSDDVGDWATLTLTSAYELREYQRTALDAWFDTDDRGGTTGDDSPAAPRGVLELPTGSGKTVIGIAAVAALGLPTLVVVPTIDLLEQWRRELETEFDVPVGQFGGGEQRREAITVSTYDSAYLKADDVGGEFGFVVFDEVHHLGGEGYRDIARLLAAPARLGLTATFERPDGAHEVVADLVGPLVHSVTVDELAGDHLAAYDIKRIEVSLTPAEREEYERHQSVFTDYLAASNIEMRSGSDYQELVKRSGTDPRAREALLAKQRARDVMLNADRKVEELAAILDRHRDDRLIVFTAHTDMVYRLSERFLLPAITHETAASERREILERFRRGDYSRVVTANVLDEGVDVPDANVAVVLAGSGSEREFTQRLGRVLRPKADGGRALLYELVSEETAEERVAQRRR from the coding sequence GTGTCCGGCGTCACGCTCACCTTCGAGGACGGGACGATTCGGGTCGACAGCGACGGCGTGCCCGACCCCGTCACCGACCTCCCGGGCGTCGAGTTCGACGCCCGTACGAAGACCGCTCGCGCGCCAGCCATCCGCTACCGCGAGTTGTGCCGTGCCCTCGCCGAGCGTGGCGTCGACTACAGCGACGACGTGGGCGACTGGGCGACGCTGACCCTCACCTCCGCGTACGAACTCCGCGAGTACCAGCGGACGGCTCTCGACGCGTGGTTCGACACCGACGACCGCGGCGGGACCACGGGTGACGACAGCCCTGCCGCCCCGCGCGGCGTGCTGGAACTCCCGACGGGGAGCGGCAAGACCGTCATCGGCATCGCGGCTGTGGCGGCACTGGGCCTGCCGACACTCGTCGTCGTTCCGACCATCGACCTGCTCGAACAGTGGCGGCGCGAACTCGAAACCGAGTTCGACGTGCCCGTCGGCCAGTTCGGCGGCGGGGAACAGCGACGGGAGGCGATAACCGTCTCGACGTACGACTCGGCGTATCTGAAGGCCGACGACGTGGGCGGCGAGTTCGGTTTCGTCGTCTTCGACGAGGTGCATCACCTCGGCGGCGAGGGTTACCGCGACATCGCGCGACTGCTCGCCGCGCCCGCCCGCCTCGGCTTGACGGCCACCTTCGAGCGGCCCGACGGCGCGCACGAAGTCGTCGCGGACCTCGTCGGCCCGCTGGTCCACAGCGTCACCGTCGACGAACTGGCCGGTGACCATCTGGCGGCCTACGACATCAAGCGAATCGAGGTGTCGCTCACCCCCGCCGAGCGCGAGGAGTACGAGCGCCACCAGTCGGTGTTCACCGACTACCTCGCGGCGTCGAACATCGAGATGCGAAGCGGGAGCGACTATCAGGAACTCGTCAAGCGGTCGGGCACCGACCCGCGTGCCCGGGAGGCTCTGCTGGCGAAACAGCGCGCCCGCGACGTGATGCTCAACGCCGACCGGAAGGTCGAGGAACTGGCGGCCATCCTCGACAGACACCGCGACGACCGTCTCATCGTGTTCACCGCCCACACCGACATGGTGTACCGACTCTCCGAGCGGTTCCTGCTCCCGGCGATTACGCACGAGACGGCCGCGAGCGAACGCCGCGAGATACTGGAACGGTTCCGCCGCGGTGACTACTCCCGAGTCGTGACGGCGAACGTCCTCGACGAGGGTGTGGACGTGCCAGACGCGAACGTGGCTGTCGTCCTCGCGGGGAGCGGGAGCGAACGCGAGTTCACACAGCGACTCGGGCGGGTCCTGCGCCCGAAGGCCGACGGTGGCCGCGCTCTCCTCTACGAACTCGTCAGCGAGGAGACGGCCGAGGAGCGTGTCGCACAGCGGCGGCGGTGA